The region TGCTGCAGGATCAGAAACAGGATCGCCGACAGGATGGCCGACGCCGGGACGGTCACGACCCAGGCCGCGGCGATGGTCAGCACATGCATGCGGCGGACCAGCTTGCGGCGGCGACGCTCATCCGGGGTAAGCTGCTCGGTCTCGGGAATGGTCATGCGGGACTGTTTCAGGCGCCGTTCGGCATCCCATTCGCGGAAAAACCCGACGCCGAAGATCGCACCCACCGCGATATGGGTCGAGCTGACCGGCAGCCCCAGCCAGCTTGCCACAATGACCGTGATCGCCGCCGACAGGGCCACGCAATAGGCGCGCATCGGGTTCAGCTTGGTGATCTGGCTGCCGACCATGCGGATCAGTTTCGGCCCGAACAGGCACAGGCCGACGGAGATCCCGAAGGCTCCGATCAGCATGACCCACAGCGGGATTGCCACCTCGCCGTCGATACTGCCGGTCTGCACGGTCTGCACGATGGCGGCCAGCGGACCGACGGCATTTGCCACGTCGTTCGCCCCGTGGGCAAAGCTGAGCAGGGCGGCGGACACGACCAGCGGGATGCCGAACAGAACCTTTACCGACTTGTTGCGATTCTCCAGCCCCTCTGATTGCCGGCGCGTGACCGGGATCATCAGTACCCAACACCCCAGACCGATCACCACCCCCAGCAGCAGCGCCGTTCCCATCGACACGTCGATGAGCTGTTTCAGGCCCTTCATCACCAGATAGGCGGCAAAAGTGCCCGCCATGATGCCGACCAGCACCGGAACCCAGGTGCGCGCCGCCGCGATCTTGTCGTCGCGATAGATGATGCGGCTTTTGATGAACCACAGAAAGCCGGTCGCCACGATCCCGCCCAACACGGGCGAGATAACCCAGCTTGCCGCGATTGCGCCCATTTGTCCCCAGTTGACCGCGCCGAAACCGGCGGCGGCAATGCCCGCGCCCATCACGCCGCCGACCACGGCATGGGTGGTGGACACCGGCGCGCCGATCCATGTCGCCAGATTGACCCACAAGGCCGAGGCAAGCAGCGCCGCCATCATCGCCCAGATAAAGGCGATCGGCGTGTCCAGCGCCTCGGGCGCGACGATGCCCTTTGCCACGGTCGAGACGACATCGCCACCGGCGATCAGCGCCCCCGCGCTTTCGAACACGGCCGCGATGGCGATGGCCCCGCCCATGCTGAGCGCATTCGCCCCCACCGCCGGGCCCATGTTGTTGGCCACGTCGTTGGCGCCGATGTTCAGCGCCATATAGGCCCCGAACACGGCGGCAGTGACAACGATCAGCGCCTCGCCGCTTTGTCCCAGCAGCAGGGCGGCCGCAAGTCCGGCAAGGATGATAAAGACAAAGGCGATGCCGGGCGCCACCAGAGGCCGCGAAACATAGGCAGCCGCCGATTCCAGATTTGCGAAGCGACCCAGATCACGATCCAGCGTCTCCAGGTGTCGGGCCTCAAGATCCTTGTCAGACATGTTCCGCCTTTCTGTTCGGGCGGGTGCTAGGAGGGAATCGGCGGCACATCAAGACGGGTGCGACACAAAAGCGTCATGATCTTATAACAATCAGCCGAAAACGCTGCGACAGGGGGCCGGCCCGGCGCGGCCACCCTCGGGCATGTCCCGGCACGCCGTGGCTGGCGGCTGCGACAGCTTCGCGATTAGTCCCTTAGTTCTAGTCCCGGATTTGGCGCTTTCCCGCAGGCCACACCCCATGTGAGCCTTGCGGGTGGGAGAGAGACGATGAATCAACAAAGCAAGTTTGCCGACAATTCCGTCGCCGCGCTGGTGCGGGATGTGGGCGCAGGGCTGATCGGCCACGAGCGCATGGTCGAGCGGCTGGTGATCGCGCTTCTGGCAGGCGGTCATGTGCTGCTGGAGGGGCCGCCCGGCATCGCCAAGACCCGCGCCGTCAAGCGGCTGGCCGCGCATCTGCCCGGAAAACATGCCCGCATCCAGTGCACGCCCGACCTGCTGCCCTCGGATCTGACCGGCACGCAGGTCTTTCGCGCGGACACCGGCGGTTTTGATTTCGTGCCGGGGCCGCTGTTTCATTCGCTGGTGCTGGTCGATGAGATCAACCGCGCACCGCCCAAGGTCCAGTCGGCGCTGCTGGAAGCCATGGCCGAGCATCAGGTGACGACCGGGGGCACGACGCGGCCCTTGCCCGATCCCTTCATGGTGGTCGCGACCCAGAACCCCATCGAGCACGAAGGCACCTTTCCCTTGCCCGAGGCCCAGATGGACCGGTTTCTGCTGCACCTGTTTCTGGACATGCCGGGGGCCGAGGCCGAGCGCGCAATCCTTGATCTGGTCGAGGCCGAGGCCTTGGCGCCTGCGCCCGCCAACGGCGCGGTGATCGCCGATGCCGATATCCATGCCGCGCGCCGGGCCGTGGCCGAGGTGCATCTGGCCCCCGCACTCAAGGACTTTATCGTCAGGCTGGTGATGGCGACACGGGCGGGCGGGATCGTCGCGGACCGGATCGAACATCCCGTCTCGCCCCGCGGGACCCTGGCCCTTGCCAGCGCGGCCCGCGCGCGCGCATGGCTGCACGGCCGCGACCATGCCCTGCCCGAGGATGTCGAGGATCTGGCCGAGGACGCGCTGGCCCATCGTCTTGTTCCCAACTGGCAGGCAACCAGCGAGGGAGGGAACGGCCGCAGCCTGATCGCCACCATCCTGCGCGAGATCCGCCCGTGGTAGGTGCCGCCTTGGCGCATCCCGGCCTGCGCCTGACTGCCGCCGAACTGATCGCGCTGCGTCCACCGGGCGGGGCGGATCGCCACCGCCCCGCCAGCCGCCGCCCCGGGGCAATCCCGGCGCGGGTG is a window of Paracoccus methylovorus DNA encoding:
- a CDS encoding AAA family ATPase, coding for MNQQSKFADNSVAALVRDVGAGLIGHERMVERLVIALLAGGHVLLEGPPGIAKTRAVKRLAAHLPGKHARIQCTPDLLPSDLTGTQVFRADTGGFDFVPGPLFHSLVLVDEINRAPPKVQSALLEAMAEHQVTTGGTTRPLPDPFMVVATQNPIEHEGTFPLPEAQMDRFLLHLFLDMPGAEAERAILDLVEAEALAPAPANGAVIADADIHAARRAVAEVHLAPALKDFIVRLVMATRAGGIVADRIEHPVSPRGTLALASAARARAWLHGRDHALPEDVEDLAEDALAHRLVPNWQATSEGGNGRSLIATILREIRPW
- a CDS encoding inorganic phosphate transporter; amino-acid sequence: MSDKDLEARHLETLDRDLGRFANLESAAAYVSRPLVAPGIAFVFIILAGLAAALLLGQSGEALIVVTAAVFGAYMALNIGANDVANNMGPAVGANALSMGGAIAIAAVFESAGALIAGGDVVSTVAKGIVAPEALDTPIAFIWAMMAALLASALWVNLATWIGAPVSTTHAVVGGVMGAGIAAAGFGAVNWGQMGAIAASWVISPVLGGIVATGFLWFIKSRIIYRDDKIAAARTWVPVLVGIMAGTFAAYLVMKGLKQLIDVSMGTALLLGVVIGLGCWVLMIPVTRRQSEGLENRNKSVKVLFGIPLVVSAALLSFAHGANDVANAVGPLAAIVQTVQTGSIDGEVAIPLWVMLIGAFGISVGLCLFGPKLIRMVGSQITKLNPMRAYCVALSAAITVIVASWLGLPVSSTHIAVGAIFGVGFFREWDAERRLKQSRMTIPETEQLTPDERRRRKLVRRMHVLTIAAAWVVTVPASAILSAILFLILQQIPT